CAATCTTAGGAATCAGGTCGATGGGCAAATAAGAAAGGGCATGCGGCCCCGGAACGCTAATAAGAATCCGTTCGAGCCCAATCGCTGACTCCGATGATAATGCACCAACTGCTACGCCTAACCAAAATAAGCCATAGATAATAGATTTGATCATTTTCGCCAGACCTCGTGGATCGAAATCGTTTAGTCCCCCTCCCCTCTCGTCGGGGAAGTGTAACCGTTCAGATCTCCCTGGAAACGCGACCATCTTGGTCGCACCAGAGCGGACGAGACGCACGCACTTCCAGGAAGAGAGTGAAGGATTACCTTGGGTCACACCGTCCGAGTAGCAAGGAATGCCGTTGCGAAATGGGCAAGATCCGGATATACCAAAACATCGCTAATTTCTTTGGCCTCAGTGAGCGTGGCTTGGCCATTTCCGGTTAAGACTAGGGCTGGTTTTCCACCGGCGGCGCGAGCCGCTTGGATATCACGAAGTGAGTCACCGACACAGAAGACCGTATCAAGACGAATAGAAAGGCAACGAGCGATCTCGAGATACATTCCGGGTAGTGGTTTACGGCAATTGCAGTTTTCCCATGGGCCATGGGGACAAAAGAAAATTGCCTCGATCCTACCACCGAGGGCAGAGAG
Above is a window of Gammaproteobacteria bacterium DNA encoding:
- a CDS encoding D-glycero-beta-D-manno-heptose-1,7-bisphosphate 7-phosphatase, which encodes MAIIILDRDGVINYDSDQYIKSPAELIPIAGSLEAIAQLYQAGHRIVVATNQAGLARGLFDIETLTLIHTKLERLLSALGGRIEAIFFCPHGPWENCNCRKPLPGMYLEIARCLSIRLDTVFCVGDSLRDIQAARAAGGKPALVLTGNGQATLTEAKEISDVLVYPDLAHFATAFLATRTV